The DNA sequence GCCTGCCAACTCCCGCTGCACCGATTCGGTCAGTCGCCGTTGTGCGGCGTCAACTTGTTCGGCTTCCCGGCGGTGAGCTTCGGCGAGGCGCTCGAGGCCGGCGGCTATGGCGGGCAATTCGGAGCTTCCGGCAGAAAGGTTGCGGCCCAGGTCGGCTTCGATCAGACCGGTCGCACCACCGTCGAGCAGAAGGTGGTGGGCGTGCATGTCCAGGCCCACCACGTCGCCGCTCGAATCGACTTGCACGGTGTAGCGCACCAGCGGCCGGGACAAAATCCCCGAATCCCATTCCCGCACCAGCGGTTCTGCGCCGTCATGGGACATGCGCATGAGATCGTCCGCCCGCAGCCGCGGAACCAGGTGAGGATACTGCGCTTCGGCCTGTTCGAGAACGCACAATTGCACCGGGTTGCGTTGGACAGCGGCTGCCAATGCGAGCCGGAATCGGGGAAGCGGTATGGGCGACAAGCGATACCGGCGGCCGATCAGATACAGCGTGGGATCGGCATCCTGCAGCACGCCGCGGTAAATGTTCTGCTGGGAGACTGAAAGCGGGATGGACACCGGGGAAGGGCAGTCAGACATGCCGGCCGGGATCTTCCAGCTCGGCAACCCAGCCGGTGATCGACAGGTCGCGCGCCAAACGTGCCGGTAGCTCAGACTCGCGGTCCACTCCGAGACGCTTCATCAACAAGACGAATCGAACCGAGTCCAGGCCGAGGTCCCGCAGGTCGGTGCCGTCGCCGTCGAAGAGGTCGGCTTCGTCGATGTAGAGCACATCGCAGACCGCGGCGAGGATCCGCTGGCGGATGGTCTCAACCATGTGCGCGAGCGTCGATCGCTGCGGCCAGCGATGTACGCATGACCTTGCCGGACTGGTTTCGCGGAATGCTGTTCACCAGGACGATCCGCGACGGTCGGGCGGCGGATTCCACCTCGCTTCGGTAACGGGCTGCAATTGTCTGTTTGAGGCTGCGAACACTGGCCTCGTTGAGTTTTTCCGACGCGACCACCGCCAGGCCGACGAGGGCTCCGAACTCCGGGTCTGGGATCTCGTAGCATGCCGCCTCGCGGACCCCCGGAATGGATTCTGCGACACGGTCAACCTCGTCGGGGGCAACATTGACTCCGCCGCAGATGATCATCTCCGAGGCCCGCCCCCGGATGTAGAAGTACCCGTCGCTGCCTTCGTCGAGCAGGTCACCGGTGTTCACCCACCCGTCACGCAGTACTTCGTGGGTCCGGTCTGGGTTGTTCCAGTACCCCAGCATGTTTGCCGGCGAGTTGATCCACAACGTTCCCGACGAGGCCGGCGGGCCGGCCGGTCCGCTGCCATCGCCGTCGAGGTGAACCCGCACGCCGGGGTAGGGTCGTCCGACCGCTCCTGCCTCGATGGCGGCGATCGACCCCGGCGCGGTGGGAAGACACAGTGCGGTGCAACCAGTTTCGCTCAGCCCATAGACCTGGGCGGTGCGTATACCCGCGGTCTCAACGAACTGCACGTCGGATGCGATAGCCCGCGATCCGCCGTAGCCGAGAAAACGCAGCGAAGGCGGCACCGATGCGCCGGTCGCTTTCAGCTCGGCGACCAGACGTGAGAGCAGTGTCGGGACCAGGCAGACCGTAGCGACCTCGTTGGTCGTGAGTATCTCCAACAGCGACGCTCCGTCTTCGCCGCCGGTTACGCACGTACCACCCTGCATCAGGCAGTTCAGAATCCACCACAGGCCACCGATGTGCGTGGCCGGCAACGGCGAGTACGCGACTTCGCCTATCACCCAATCGATCCACGTCAAGCCGGTCTCCC is a window from the Mycobacterium sp. SVM_VP21 genome containing:
- a CDS encoding acyl carrier protein, with protein sequence MRQRILAAVCDVLYIDEADLFDGDGTDLRDLGLDSVRFVLLMKRLGVDRESELPARLARDLSITGWVAELEDPGRHV
- the fadD10 gene encoding fatty acid--CoA ligase FadD10, whose product is MSPAHTSVLDRILEHVRQRPDAIALRRCDGSSPFSYQELATEWERLAAALQASGVSLGSRVLVISDNGPQTYLAVLACARLGAIAVLADGYLPVATVERFAELTQPAAVLCTEGARLSLSDPPETLAAVPTLSVAEDSAPLTARDVLPGTNGGADDPLAMIFTSGTTGEPKAVLLANRTFYAVADILRETGLTWIDWVIGEVAYSPLPATHIGGLWWILNCLMQGGTCVTGGEDGASLLEILTTNEVATVCLVPTLLSRLVAELKATGASVPPSLRFLGYGGSRAIASDVQFVETAGIRTAQVYGLSETGCTALCLPTAPGSIAAIEAGAVGRPYPGVRVHLDGDGSGPAGPPASSGTLWINSPANMLGYWNNPDRTHEVLRDGWVNTGDLLDEGSDGYFYIRGRASEMIICGGVNVAPDEVDRVAESIPGVREAACYEIPDPEFGALVGLAVVASEKLNEASVRSLKQTIAARYRSEVESAARPSRIVLVNSIPRNQSGKVMRTSLAAAIDARAHG